GCATTTATTTGAAAGTGAGTTAAATAAAGACAACGCATTTTTGGTCATACTtccttgtagtacgtttaaaatatttaatagatTAATTGGTGATAAAAAGTAATCCTTATCCTGAATTGCTCTGCTAGAGCACGTGTCTCTTATTACTGGTGGATATCTTTTCAAACCTTTCAtgtactgtttgtttgtttatttatggcAGGTGAtgtgacagaaacatgaaagCAGCAAGCGCTCTTTGAAACCTTTTTGAACTCAAATTCAAAGAAACTCTCTGAAGAGATGAAACAGTCCCAGCGGATATCAACACAAGAATAACAAATCTAAAATGTGAAACACGTATCTGCTTTATAGCGCGTGCCTTCGATGAAAATAGGCTGGAACAAATcatgtgtcagtgtttgacattAATTTAAACTTTGAAATGGAGCGGCTACATATCAAGCAGCACGGAGACATATGACATATCAGAAGCTTTAAAGCCACAATGACGAGATGTCATATCATTGATCAGAGAGAGGCCTGATGCAGGATAGACTGGCTGTCAGATCACTATAAACATGAAATCAAAGAGGTCATCTAAATCAAAACTGATCACAAGAGACTTTGTAATTTACTCagattggttttattttgatgagAAGATGATGTTTAAAGGGCCTCTATCTAAGAATTTGTAACAACTTACAGgtataaatcacatttttattgaccATATGtaagcagattgtaacgtgatgtgaaaaatgagaccttctccATTTCTCGGTTGGCTTTACAAGCCAGTGGataatttgtttaagttgttaaatgctgctggactgtggatttctttgttaaGGACTCGGGTTTTCCACAAAAGTTGGAAGGATGTGGCTTCATTCACGTTCTTGAATACCTCCTCTCAATTCCTTCTCTTTATATAATAATTTACTTAATTACTTGTAATAGTAAAAGCTTACAAGCAAGAAACTTGCTTGCCTCAAACGCCTTAGGCTCTGGCAAATTATAATTTAACTATTTTATGACCTACGCAAAAACATTAGTCAGTTCAAAGATTAATCAGGAAATCAGCAGATTAACTGAATAACTAAATAACTGTTAGGTGCAGCTTAACAGCCATTACGTAAAAGCTCAAATAATATCCGTAACCATATAGTTCATCGCCATGACACCATCAAATCAAACAAGCAGTTGACAGCTTGACAGAAACAATGGTGCTTTGTTCAAAAACGAAGCGTTACTAAGCACCAAAATCCCTAACTGTTCTAACAAGGACAGCGAGccattgtgtttcatatgtatACTCTAAATACcaaaaaactttgtaatatgaTCCTGTCTGTCCTTTCCTGGCAACGTAGGCTCATTACACTCAAGACAATAGAGACCAGGTGAAGTGACAAATATCAGGGTTGTAGAAAGACCAGCAGTGGCAATTAAACCTAAAGAAGTGAAAATGTGACatctttgtttaattaaaattaaaaaatgtgacacatttgtATTAACAATTACAGCTCCTACAATAAAGAACTGAATCATGACATATTCATCCTGAAgatcatttacaaaataatgCATTACCTgaattacatgtaaatgtaatgcCACTGAAAATAATTTGGAGTACTCGTTTAAGTATTTGTTTTCTCTATTACCAGTATTCATTTAATCTTCAGTGCACCTAACACTATTTAGTTTGTGTCTAATGTTCTGGAGCTTACTAGGGTCGCTGATCTGTTTGACACTTCACATTTACATGACTACCTCTTGGATGTTGTCCACACCAAAATACATCTCTGACTGCTTTTTACCTCTTGAAACCTTTTTAGCCTCTCCAGTCAACCGGTGGATGTCTGCCAACGGTTGACCTTTGAGTTGAAAGTAAACATAGAGAAGAAGCAGTTAGACATATCCCAAAAATTTCATGTGAGCGAAACCACAGTAAAACCACTCCTGTGGTCAGGGGCAAATAAGAACAAGAAAGTGTGGGTTGACTTGCCTCACCTGTCTCATGATGTCGCGTTCTCGAACGATCGGATTCTTTCCAACGATTCTTttgtacaaacaaaaagaacCGAGTTGTTCTTAGCGAtagccattgttttttttgttgtgcacTTAAATCCACCCCCCCTTTACATGAGAACATTAAGTGCTGCTAGAATTGCATACAGGGCAAGGTGACTTTATTTACATGACACATTTCGTGCAGAAGATATATTCAAAGTAGTAAATTCAAAGCAGAGGGATATGGCGTGAGCTTGTGTAATGTTTTCAATGCAGATCACTAACATGATGTCTTGCACTGATTACATTAGCGCTGCCAAACCTATTCAAcccatgaaaaataaaagtataatgGTCTAAGATGGAGTATGATCAAAATCATACCCTGTCATTATCCTACTGATAATTTCACAGCTAATCCCTGCCGcctaaaaaaagttttttttgaaCAGTTCTTGGAAGGGAACAGAGCCATACGATCAGAGAcatttgtgtctgtctctgtttagTGGAGACCAATCGATATACCGGTTAGTCGATATTAACGTCCGATATCTGcctgtcacagatatatcagtatcagcgtagatgttgtctgatatgcatcaatattttatcaaatctttattttttaaagattataaagcagaaaaagatgccAGGGGTGTTTAACATTATTAAATTGAATAAAGTTTATTGCCTACTGTAAAATACCCTTCATATCTTTGTCGCAAGTGTTTTATAACAACATTTGAGGGATTATTGGAAGAAATGTGTGTTAGAGCCTGATCGGTATGTACatgttgtccaatatgtgccgatatgaaaactttttttagacttttagactttttttagacgtagaaaaagatgcttggggtggTTTATGATTAtcaaattcccagtgaagttgattgtcattttagacaataaagtttattgttacaCTGTGAAatgttctgcctctgtgtttgtgtttgattaaCTGCAAAAGAGGgatcattgtaaaaaaaaatgtgtatatggCCATCATATCTCTATCcaaatattttacttattttactttACCAAATATTGAGTATCAGTCAGGGTCTACTATCTGGTGTCTCCTGAGGAACCTGAACTTGCCTGATCTCAGTTTACACATACTTTGACATTTGGGCTCGCCTGACACATATGATTTGTTATTTTCTATGTTCTGTctagttttcaaaataaaagacaatttattttaataattctCCTTGAGTGTCTTATTTGTGATGGTTACCTCCTGGTGGTATACTCAAATGCGTCACACACTAATAGTAGTTAGCTCACTTAAGTTTTTAATTGGTTATAATGCAACTTCTCTTACCCAGAACAGAGACATTTCTGACGTCGCCCCTCTCCAGCAGGTGTGAGTCCAGTACTCGGAACCAGCCGTTCGGATAAACCGGAGGCAGCTCTCCTGTTTTCCTCCTGCGGCGGACCTCGTTAGCCGCCTGGGCTCTGGAGCGACCGCCCTCGGCGATGTATCCCACATCATCCGGCGCCCTCAGCAGCTCCAGGGGGCAGCAGAGCAGCCTGTACAGCCAGCCTACAGCGAGGAAGGAGACACCGGCGAGGATGCACACCACAGCCCGGGCCGGAACACCGAGCAGCCCGGTCTCTCTCCATATCAGGTACCCGCTGCCTTCAGAGTCCAGCGGGTCTCCATGTAACACCACCATCGCTCCTACTCCCAGCCCGAGGATAGCAGCGACCTTCCCCACGGACATGTTGTGACTGTCCATCCTGACGCTCCTGGGTCTCTGTCCTGGAGACGAGGTGAGCCACTTGGTTTACGCCACACCCAGAGCCGGTCCTATCACACTGCAGGTACAGCTGATCTAATCATATTAACACAGTGACTGACTTATTCCCCCTGTCAGACCTGGAGAATGAACCTGATTCAATTAATTTAATGGTGTTAAGAATGTGTCTCTGTATGTAGTTTATCAAACATAATTATGgtatttttttgccatttaaGCTACTTCAATTATAAGATAAAGTagtagtttatttatttagtataGGATATAGATGTTTCAAGTGAAAAAATAGAATCATATTTGTTATGTTTGTGACATTGAACggccactatgtagttttggagaagaagtaCAAAgtgtttgaatatttacaatattaatgaggttataattcaaactcagaaatatcatttttctccacaactgaataaacaagctgttctcagaggaaaataaggtccccagaacactgtttgaagctagaaaggtggcagggtccgccacatataaacaaagtaaaacagtatgaaactgtgttgtcaggtcagtttgtttattcagtttattcagtcatcagaatgaagagagtttgattatttaaattttttcggcataaaaaatcagtcaataaagatcagATTATTTTACCTTAAAGTGCACCTGATAACTAATCTATGAATCGCACACTTGTATTTCTTTCTGAAGACCTGGCCGGgaatataaaaacatgtatttacttTGTTAACTACCATAAACTCTAGTAACCATTCTTGCAACATAGTTGAACTAGCTCATGTGTCCAAAAGTATATGAAACAATGGGCATGGtcacttttcatttcagccGTAGGAAACAGGAAGATGTAGTCCGTTCCAGTCTCCTTAACACTTTTCTAGATGTTCTCCTGAGTGGGAGTTGTGCCCCAGGTTGAGGTGCAGTAGTGATGTGTCCAAACCAATCTTGTCCTTCACCTGAGTGTACAAAGCCAGTAGACTCTTCACATCTCCACTGTAAAAAGTTACATGTGCTTGATtacaatttacaattttttAATGCACCTTTTAGATacataaatgttaatgtttgcaATTATCTTcattcaaacaacacaaaactgcAGGCTCCACAAGTTTGCAGAACCAGTGCGTTTCCACCTTCTATCCATCATGTTTGAATTGTACAAGGTTCCAGCAATCCCCCACCAGAGGGCACATTCTCCACAAAGACTGTCTATAACCTGGATGTCCAAAACTCACACCAGGTGTATCCGTCCATGTCTTCTGCCAGCTTTTAAACCACTTTTCACAACACACAAAATTTCTTAGGGCCATTTCTTaacatttatataattataatgtgtttgtggcttttattctttttattctgtttatgttATCATGAGCCTATTATTAATAGTcttatcataattattatttgtataaGGGTGTTTGCCCATGTAGCATTTTTCTCTGGCATAAAAGTGAAGTCAGGGTGCTGAGGAGCACTGGGATGAAGGCTTATgcaatgagagagaaaaatgctATATGGACACAAGCCCTAAGGCTTTTGCTTCCTATTCAAACTTTGCATTTATTAATCACACTGCTCGCATAAGAATGTAGCACTAGCAGAGAgctaaaatatattattaattaataaagaTTCTCTGTCAAAATCAGTATGAGGGGCACAGAATCAGTTGTTCATCCCTCTGTCTCTTACCCTCTCTGTCAGACACGTAGCCTCTGAGAGGACACATCAGAATGATCTAATATGACTTCAGTAAAAAGACAATGCAAACGAGTTCGCTCAAATATTGGTCGGGACAAGTCCCTGCAGTCCATATGCAAAACCTACGCCCTTCTCATTACATGTAGTTAACTTCACTGCTGTTTGAATTGCTAAATCAAACAATGctgttatttcttatttcttataTTTATGTTCCCATTTCCTCTGTCTCAAGTGACATTTATAGGATGACAGAATGTGTAATGTCTAATGTTGGTGATCAGGGAATTACATTAAATCTGATAGTTGTGAGTTGCTGCAGTGAAAGTACACACACAAGTATAAAACAACACCATTAGCACCATTTACTGCCTGAGGACAGCCTGAGCTTGTTGGCCATTGTGAGGGCCACAGGATTAGACCTCTTCAGACAGGATACCATATTGTGAGGCTTTCACGGTTTGGTGACTGAATCCAGTTTAGCTGGACATCATCCTCAATGTCACTAATGTAAAGAAACAATTCGGCATTTGCTGATGGCTGCAATGTGTTCAGGTCTTCAGATGATGTTggatttaaatgtcatttattgCTGACTCTGTTTTTCAGTAAACATCAAGGCCATCTCTTTATGTAAACAGTCAAGTTGAACCACATAAAAAAGCCTGactgactttattttattgcacacatttttatttttataattggtgtctttatttaaacaaaaaatgcatcATTAAGCCTCAGTGTCACTACGTGATTGGAGGCCGGGAAGGGTGCTGGTCCAAAGGCGAACAAAACGCAGCCTCATTTCCTGCCCAATGGAGCTCCCATTCATCTTAGCATTAATTTCCAGGAAATGTTGACCAGTGATGGCATATTCAGGCCAAGTCGCAGGCACCTTCATGATTCCTGTGTTCGGGTCCCTGTAAAAATAAGTAAGAAACACTTGTGAGAATAGTTCTGTAGTAAAATAATCCTCAAGCTGTTAAAACTCCATACTGTTGCACATGCATTTAAAGAGTGTTTTACCCAGTTCTGGCAAAGTTAGTCCAGTAGGCAATCATATATCCAGACaggtctctctgtctgtccccaTAAGCCTTCGGTGTGGTGAAGGGTTTCCCAAACACGTACTGCAGGTCGTCAGCGTGGTCGGATTCCACCCAGTCATTGTAGGGCTTGCCTGGTCCAGCCATTAAACTGGGCTCAGACAACAGGTAAGAGTAGGTACGGCCAGACCTGTTAAAGACAGTCAAAGCATGTTTAGTCTCAAACTTTGCCCTTAAAGGTCCCACATTAGGCTCATTTTTAGCTTCATACTcttattttgggtgtctactagatTGATGGTCAGAAAACACATtctttttctcatactgtccattgctgcagcacctctattcaccctcttaCTTTAGCTCCTGTCCCCCCCCCATTTTCCAGAgatttgatactttcacagtatttatacagcaccGTTCTACAATATGAggccttttttttattgtattttcaagATTTTCTTCCGGTAAACTTTGACAGAATATtagtatttatattttcttgaAGAATACACCTGCAACAGATTAAAGATATGTGAGGACAGAAGAAGCAAACAGTTGGCCTCACCTGGCGTTAGCGGCATGCAGGTAGATGGCAGTCTGTGCAGGAACCAGGAAGAGATAGTCAGTCCCAATGTCCACAGCAGTTCTCTTAATGCTGTTCTGGCTTGGTGTTGATTCCCAGTTGGACGAGTATTCAGCAAAGGCAACCTCAAAACCAGCTTGCCCCACATCTTTGGTATAAGCAGCAAGAAGCCTCCTCACATCTTCTCTGCAGGGAAATGAAGAAAGAGAGCTCTGTAAGTAACAACAACTTGCGTTTTCTCTTTCGTGCATgcccacaaaataaaaatgctttctCTCTGAAGACAAATCAGTCTTACACAGGAGTCTCCTCATTCTTGTTTCCAAGGGAGGGAATGTCCTTTGAGGTGAAGAGGTGTCCGTCCATGCTGTTAACCCCTGCGAGGTAATCAATGTCAGCAGCGTTGTGGAACAAGTTGCTGGGCTGATCAGGGAGGAAGTCTCCATCAACCACAGGAGACAGAAGAAGGTTTTTCACTGCAGGATCTGAGATGAAGTGACACAGAATTATTGAGGTGGCATCTTATAGTAGATGGTATTATTAGTTTGTATGTAAACCATGTTTAAGCTCAGTTATGTGAACCACAAAGAAAATTTAACtgtgatacatttattttgcactTTATGTTGAATTGGGTTATGTACAGCTGTCATAAGAGGCGCTTTTACAGCTAACTGCAAATAAATCACTTTACTCAACAATGATGTGATCAATTCCTCAATATCATTTGTGAATGTGCTCACTGTCTGGGGTGCCTTGTCCCACGCTGGGAGCAGCCATGACAAGAGTCTTAACATCGGTTGATTTCAGACAGGCCACCATCCTGTCGTCAGTGGGGCAGCCGACCTTCACAGCAACCTGAATGAACATGGTAATGAAGCATGTTTTGAGTAGAACATAGTCAATTTAGTGCTTCAGCCTTCAATGATAACAGATAATGTTGGTGAATGTTGGTAGAAAAGGCTGCCACAGTTAACAATCAACATGGTGCACATATCATTTTACACTTAACACAAGTTAAAAAAGTATGATTATATAATATCAAATATTATTCAACACTTGTGGAAGTTTTCATGTGTTATTGTTTGTCTACATTGCATGTGGATTTAATACTTTTCTGACACTGATTACCAGTAAAAGACCCTGAACATGAGTACTTCCTATTGGCACAAAGTTGATTGCGAAGACATTCACTACAtatcaacatacagtatgtatatatgtagggaatttatacaatatatatgcAATTAATATGTAATTATGGAACACAGTGATGATTCAATTTATCAGCAGACATTTTGGTTATTAAATGTTCCAGTTTCAATACCTAACATCAGTTTTGGACTTAAAAAAGTACTGTACTGTTTAAATACTAGTCTGTATCTCTACAATCATCTGGGAACTAATGGAGAATTATGGCCTTAACATTCTCATCATTACataattaaatcatttaataatgAATTGTCTAAAAATTAATATTGAAATCacatttgtaataaaaaatgatcctacagaataaatattgtgactttttttgtgACAGCAGGATCCATCTCCGTGATGTCTGACATGGACATACCTGCTCTGTAATCGTGCGTGGGTCACTGCTCATAGCCCAGGGACAGAAGGCAACACCGCTCTGGGAGATGGCTCTCTTGATCAGCCCTTTGTTATGGGGGGACAGAGTCTGTGTAGGAATACATTCATAGAATATAAAAAGAATActtgcagttgtttttatttgcttcagAATTGAAAAATAGCTCTTCATAAATTGAAAAGTATAATAAAAGGCATATGTGCTGCTATAGTTAGTAAAATACTGATGGATGCTTTAACAAATAGTATTCAGGAGGATCATACACATCAGCCAAATGGATTTTCTACAACTTGGCAACCCTTAAATAGTTCTTGTCAACCCATTATTGCCTGCCTATATAGTATTAATggattgttttattgtttatcagCCATTAATAAAGCGTATAAAACTACCATGTCTTATTAGAAGATGGTGCTGACCTGGAAGCTGACACTAGCTCCACCTGCAGACTCTCCGAAGATGGTGATGTTGTCAGAGTCTCCTCCAAATGAGCGGATGTTCCTGTGCACCCAGGCGATGGCAGCGTGCTGGTCCCACAGACCATAGTTTCCTGTCGCAGTGGCAGATTTTAAGTAAAACACGCCTTAACACAGCCAACAAGTCTGCTGACACACAGGCATCCAGGCTGGTTTTAAATACTTCACCGCTTTACTCAAGTAACTGACTGTTAAGAGCACA
This portion of the Pagrus major chromosome 12, Pma_NU_1.0 genome encodes:
- the LOC141006016 gene encoding bile salt-activated lipase-like, producing the protein MEKLKVLFAVVLSLGTASAATLGVVQTEGGNVQGQNIPLGLFRSVDVFKGIPFAAQPGTFEKPKPHPGWDGVLRATKFAKRCLQISMLQTSSFGGEDCLYLNIWVPHGQQVSSDLPVMIWFYGGGFMVGGSMGANFLNNYLYSGQEIADMGNVIVVSVGYRVGVLGFLSTGDSRLPGNYGLWDQHAAIAWVHRNIRSFGGDSDNITIFGESAGGASVSFQTLSPHNKGLIKRAISQSGVAFCPWAMSSDPRTITEQVAVKVGCPTDDRMVACLKSTDVKTLVMAAPSVGQGTPDNPAVKNLLLSPVVDGDFLPDQPSNLFHNAADIDYLAGVNSMDGHLFTSKDIPSLGNKNEETPVEDVRRLLAAYTKDVGQAGFEVAFAEYSSNWESTPSQNSIKRTAVDIGTDYLFLVPAQTAIYLHAANARSGRTYSYLLSEPSLMAGPGKPYNDWVESDHADDLQYVFGKPFTTPKAYGDRQRDLSGYMIAYWTNFARTGDPNTGIMKVPATWPEYAITGQHFLEINAKMNGSSIGQEMRLRFVRLWTSTLPGLQSRSDTEA